The genome window TAAGGGAACATTTTGAGAAAACGCTCTCTTACGTCCTGGTTAGAGAGAGAAAACTGAGTGACATGAAATAACATTAAACAAGGGCCTTCTGAACTATGACAGACCCTGTTTGTGTAAAAGGGGAACTTGGAGGTGCCTCAAAGGAGCAGGGATTCCTGTGTCTCTTTGCCGTCTCAACACCGTTGCCCCCGTGATGCTCCCGTGTCCCTTTTCTCACCCCCAGAGAGTGCCTGCCTGGAATGTCCAGCGGGCCAGCACTCGGGGACCACCCGGCTGCAAAGACAGCCTCAGCATGGAGGACACCTTTGAGAGCATCAGCGAGCTGGGTCCCCTGGAGCTGATGGGCCGTGAGCTGGACCTGGCCCCCTACGGGACCCTCCGGAAGTCGCAGTCAGCCGACTCCCTCAATTCCATCTCCTCCGTGAGCAACACCTTTGGGCAGGACTTCACGCTGGGCCAGGTGGAAGTGAGCATGGACTACGATGCCGCCTCCCACACCCTGCACGTGGCTGTGCTGCAGGGCAAGGATCTCCTGGAGCGGGAGGAAGCCAGCTTCGAGTCCTGCTTCATGCGCGTCAGCCTGCTGCCTGATGAGCAGATCGTGGGCATTTCCCGGGTAAGCAGGGGTTGCCAGGCGGGTGGGTGGGGCAGAGGTGTGCTCCTGCTCTCTGGAGGCATCCCGGGGCAGGACAGTCTGCAGAGCCAGGCAGGATCAGACGAGGGTGCTGGACAGTGGACTTGGATGCTGGTGCCAGAGCCTGAGGTGCTGACCCCCTCTGTGTGCAGTTCCCAGCGTTCCTGCCACGTGAATCCAGTGTGTGGTCACTGTCCATTTCCACAGCTTGGGGCCCTGACAGGAAAGGGATGACATACTCAAGTCAGCTGATTTAAGGAGAGCTTAATAACAGGACTGATAACCATGCTGTGGGGGTAGTATATAGGGTGACCCAAGGATAGTTTGGTACCCTGGTCTGAAAAGATAAGGGGAAAGAGAGGTTACCAGACCCAAAAAGAGACAAGTATATAGAGAAGGCCACCTTGATAGACGCTGTGCCCTTTGGCCAGGGGACACGGTCGGCCCACAGTCCACATGCAGAGGAGCTGGGGGAATAAGCACTCTGACCTCCAGCCTCTGCCGAGTAACTACCACTGGCTGGTGACCCCGCCAGAAGCCAGAGGCCAAGGGAATGAGCTGATGTAGCCCATGGAGGTCAGCTCCTGGGGCAGAAAGTGGGGTGGAGGTAACCCAGGAAGGGCAAGGAGAGGGACCCAGCACACCCTGCCCAGGCTACCCCCAGTGTCCCTCCACCTTGCCAGAGGGAGCGAAGCCTCCATGAGACACACCCTCCTGGCCAGCCCCAGCGGCCAGGAGCTCCAGGCTGGGCGGACAGGTCCAGATGCCGTGGCTGGAAGTCCTGAAGTGGTTAAGGTCAACACACCATGGCCTCTGACCAGAGCAGGAGGAGCCCGAGGACCCACAGGACCAAGTGGCTCTGACTCCTCAAAGACCCACCTGTGTCTGGTCACCTTTACCATGCTGAAAATTGGTTGTTCCTCGGTGGTGCGGACTGTcatccctctcctgcctcccGCTGATCCCCTCATTCTAGaagggtctatttttttttttcctgaagctggaaacggggagagatggtcagacagactcccgcatgcgcctgaccgggatccacccggcacgcccaccaggggctacactctgcccaccagggggcgatgctctgcccctccggggcatggctctgccgcgaccagagccactccagagcctggggcagaggccaaggagccatccccagcgtccgggccatctttgctccaatggagcctcggctgcaggaggggaagagacagagaggaaggaggggagggtggagaagcaaatgggcgcttctcctatgtgccctggccgggaatcgaacccaggtcccccgcacgccaggccgacgctctaccgctgagccaaccggccagggcctagaagggTCTAAAACTGACCACCAGCCATGTGCATGTAGGGCCCAAAACAGGGCAGCCCAGCTTCCGAGAGGCAGGTCAGTGGTGGTTAGGAGCAGGATCGTGGAGCCTGGCtgcccaggtttgaatcctggaCCCCTACTTCCTGGCAGTGTGACTTTGGGTAAAGTCACTTAAGCTCTCTGCGACTATTTCCCCATCTGTCAAATGGGCATCATAATTCTTGAGGAGGGGATGTGTTCATATATGCAAACTGCTTTGCCGGGCCCTTGGTAAACACTCAACAGATCGTCTGTCAGGACTGTGAAGCATTCCTGTTGAGCCCGATCCACACTGCCTGTGACCAAGGCAGCCTGGAGGACCCTGAGTAGTTCTGGACACATCCCTTGAGAGGGGACATGGGCAGACAGCAGCTGCCACTGCCTGCTGTGTGCTGAGAACCTGGTTGTCAGGGCCCAGCACATCCACAGTTCTCTCATTACCCTAATGTGATGGATTGAGGGCCacatacagatgaggaaactgaggctcaggaaagtGCTTGGCCCAAGACAATCCCAGCAAGTGAGCAGGAGACCTGGAACTCGACCCGGGATTCCCACTTCCTCCCCCCATGTGCTCATAAAGCACAATGCAAAGCGACCGGCTGGCCGGGGAACCTGGGCCCCTGTGGGCAGGGGACAGCCAAGAGGCTGGCTTGGCCCAAGGAAGGGGAAATGGCACGAATACCACGAGGAACCTGAATGCCAAGGGCAGGACCAAGAGGTACCGCCTTCTCCTGCGGGGTAAGGAGCCCTCGCTTCTCGAGTAGGGACTGATTGGGTGGGGAATGTAGCTCCCTGGAGCCAAATAAGAGGAACTTTCCCACAGCCCAGGCAGGCACCAGGTGTGGTTCAGAGAACCTGGAGGTGCTGCTGGACTTATTCCCATGAAGGCAGGCTTCTTACCTCCTAGCCCAGCCAATCCCAGTGAGTGGGTAGCTGCCCCAAGGTTGAGCAGCCCCCAGCTTTGGGCGAGGTGCCAGGAATGAGAGCACCTCTCTTTAAATATTGCCAGGCAGTGACTAAGGCAGCCCCGCATGGAAGGGGGGCAGTGCCCGCGAGTGCACCTTCCCAGGGGCCTGCCCACGCTTCCTGGGAGGAGGCCAGTGGCACCCACCAGCAGGATGGGGCTTGGAGATGGAGTCAGCACAGCGTTGCCTAGTCAttccgtctgtctgtccataCACCACAACGTTCAGACAGTCCTGGGCCAggctgggggctggaggggctgggCCACCCATGGTTCTCAACTCCACAGACAATTAGCCACACTCACCGCATGCCTGGCCCAGGGCCGGACTTGAACACATGCAAGAAGTGATGAGACCAGCTCAGCTAGTGCGTTGTGAGGCTTCTGTGGAGCCATGGGCACTGCGGATGGGACTTGGTTAGGGGCAGATTGTAGAAGCTTCGAATGCCAGGCCACCAGATTGACCACCACTGAGGGGAGAACAGGGAAGCTGTTAGATCATCATGGCCAAGGCACCAAAAGAAGGATTGGCATTGGAGTTGTGGGGACAGCAGAGCCAGGATGCTCGCCCGGGTTCCGGACTCCCCATCCAGTGCTCTCCCCCTGCCATGGCCGGCAGGACCCTGGTGCCACCCCTCCCCAGCTTTGAGGTGCCCTCCATGGGCCTTTCTCTCTGCAGATCCAGAGGAACGCCTACTCCATCTTCTTTGACGAGAAGTTCTCCATCCCCCTGGACCCTGCAGCCCTAGAGGAGAAGAGCCTGCGGTTTTCTGTTTTCGGGATTGATGAGGATGAGCGGAACGTCAGCACGGGCGTGGTGGAGCTGAAGCTCTCTGTCCTTGACCTCCCGCTGCAGCCCTTCGGAGGCTGGCTCTACTTGCAGGACCAGAATAAGGTGAGTCTGCCCACCTGTCCACCTATGAagagtgacacacacacacacacacacacacacacacacttcagagGAGGGGCTCCACTGTCCTCTGCGGCAGCCTGGACACCAGCCTCATGCAAGAATATCCATGTTACCACATGCAAATGAAAAGCACCCCGACCACTGTACATAGCTCATCTACTGCTCGTGCCTCCAAACCTGCAGGAACTCCACGCCTACAGAGCTTCTGTTAGGGAAGCACTCCTCTGGCCATGACGTGAATTATTTCAGACAGCAGCcaagatgtttattttttataaatggaagAGTGCTTGGGGAGCATTGCTGTTATTTCAGCAAATGATCTACTAATGCCAGGCCATTTGGACCTCTATGTATCACTCCCACAGAATGTCTTTCTTGGCCTAGAATGAGGCAATATAACTGCATTGGGGTGCTGCACTGAACAGGCCACCGCTGGCCCTCTGTCTAAGGCAGGACCTGTCctgtgggagggagggatgacACATGCCTCGTGGAGTGGGGAGGGCAGCTCCTTTCTCAATCCCACCAGTCTGCTGCCCTGGTAGAGGGGCCCCAAGAACAACAAGTTCTCAGTGGAGAAGGATACTTCTGTCTTTCCCTGGACACGTCAGGGAACAGAAGCCCTCTGAGCCACACCCCCGTCCTCTAGGCCGCCGATGCTGTGGGTGAGATCCTGCTCTCCCTCAGCTACCTGCCCACAGCCGAGCGCCTCACCGTGGTCGTGGTGAAGGCCAAGAATCTCATCTGGACCAATGACAAGACCACAGCAGGTAAGGTCCCGCCAGCTGCCTGGCTCCTCCAGGGGGTTGGTGGGAGCTGTGGTCCAGCTGTTGAGCCCTGGGCATCTGGACACATCTGAAGGTACGGGGCACAGGGCCAGGCCCCCCAGCCCTGGCTTTGGCTGAGCTCAGGAGCCATGTATGGTGGAAAGATGAGTCTAGCTGGGGAACCGTGGGAACCACAGAAGGAGGCAGGGAGCCCCTGCAGGCAGagagctgggaggctgggaggctaaGAGCCGAAGGCTGGGGCACTGGGAAGGGACCAAGGTGAGCACCCACTTCCCAGAACTGGAATTCTGGGTGGAGGCTCCATTCCCAGAGATCAGACTGCATTCCAGATCCCAAACGGGGACTAGGGCCCCTGCATTGCTGTGGGTGCCAAGCAGGACCCAGTGTCCCAGGTCTGCAGGGGACTCTAGTCCCAGGTAACTGAGGACAGAGGACTGGGGGAGCCCAACCTACTGGAACCGGGGGGGACCCGGGGTCCAGGCGGGCACAGCAAGGATAACCAGTGGGCGGTAGGTGACAAGCAGACGGAGACTTGTTATTTTAGAGCCCCATATTGTTGAGTCAAACCCTGCTGAGCGGTGCCGGGTGACTCAGCGCTGACGTCTGCGCTCGGGCCATTTATAGAATGAAAAGTGGTGGGTTGGCCAAGTCCCCCGAGCGTCGTGTGAGGGGAGCACACATCTGGGCTGGGAGGCACGCTGCCCACTTCTGAAACCCAGCCATTCTCCTAACTCGGACGTGAGCCTGTTTTCTCGTCTGTCAaccaggaaagaaataaaggacCAGTGGCTGGACTGCAGGAGAGGATGGCAATAGTGAAGTTTGGGGGAGTTTAGAGCCAGTGGGCCCCTGGGATGGGCAGAGCTGTGCCAAGTGAGTATGGCACCGGccctcacctccaccctctcacccacccaccccccagaCCCCTACGTCAAGGTGTACCTGCTGCAGGATGGGAGGAAGATGAGCAAAAAGAAGACGGC of Saccopteryx bilineata isolate mSacBil1 chromosome 1, mSacBil1_pri_phased_curated, whole genome shotgun sequence contains these proteins:
- the SYT12 gene encoding synaptotagmin-12 isoform X2; amino-acid sequence: MEDTFESISELGPLELMGRELDLAPYGTLRKSQSADSLNSISSVSNTFGQDFTLGQVEVSMDYDAASHTLHVAVLQGKDLLEREEASFESCFMRVSLLPDEQIVGISRIQRNAYSIFFDEKFSIPLDPAALEEKSLRFSVFGIDEDERNVSTGVVELKLSVLDLPLQPFGGWLYLQDQNKAADAVGEILLSLSYLPTAERLTVVVVKAKNLIWTNDKTTADPYVKVYLLQDGRKMSKKKTAVKRDDPNPVFNEAMIFSVPAIVLQDLSLRVTVAESSSDGRGDNVGHVIIGPSASGMGTTHWNQMLATLRRPVSMWHPVRRN
- the SYT12 gene encoding synaptotagmin-12 isoform X1; amino-acid sequence: MAVDVAEHHLSVIKSPPEWEVGVYAAGALALLGIAAVSLWKLWTSGSFPSPSPFPNYDYRYLQQKYGETYAEAKQKRVPAWNVQRASTRGPPGCKDSLSMEDTFESISELGPLELMGRELDLAPYGTLRKSQSADSLNSISSVSNTFGQDFTLGQVEVSMDYDAASHTLHVAVLQGKDLLEREEASFESCFMRVSLLPDEQIVGISRIQRNAYSIFFDEKFSIPLDPAALEEKSLRFSVFGIDEDERNVSTGVVELKLSVLDLPLQPFGGWLYLQDQNKAADAVGEILLSLSYLPTAERLTVVVVKAKNLIWTNDKTTADPYVKVYLLQDGRKMSKKKTAVKRDDPNPVFNEAMIFSVPAIVLQDLSLRVTVAESSSDGRGDNVGHVIIGPSASGMGTTHWNQMLATLRRPVSMWHPVRRN